From the genome of Nitratidesulfovibrio sp.:
TCAGCATGGTGGTCTTGCCCGCGCCGTTGCCGCCAATGATGGAGACCACCTCGCCCTCGCGGACGGAGATGCTGAGGTCGTACAGAACCTGCACGTCGCCGTAGGCGACGTTGACCTTTTCCATGTCAAGCAGTGCCATAGTTCTCTCCCAGGTAGGCCTTGATGACGTTCTCGTCCCGGGCCACCTGTTCCGGTTTGCCGCGGCATATCTTCTGGCCGAAATGAATGACCACGATTTCGTCCGACAGGGCCATGATGGCCCGCATGATGTGCTCGATGACGAAGATGGTCATGCCGCGCTCGCGCAGGGCGCGGATGATGTCGATCATCTCGTCCACCTCGGTGGGGCGCAGGCCCGCCATGACCTCGTCGAGCAGCAGCAGCTTCGGGTCCGTGGCCAGGGCACGGGCGATCTCCAGCCGCTTGCGGTCGGCGATGGTCAGCGATCCGGGCATGGCGCGGCTCTTGCCGCCCATGCCCAGCAGGTGCAGCACCTCCATGGCCTTGTCGCGCGCCTCGTCGCGGCGGTCGGTGATGGCAAAGGCCCCCACGGTCACGTTGTCCAGCACGGTCATGGACTGGAAGGGCTTGACGATCTGGAAGGTGCGGGCAAGGCCCTTTTTGCACAAATCCCACGGCTTCTGGCCGGTCACGTCCTCTCCGTCGAACAGG
Proteins encoded in this window:
- a CDS encoding ABC transporter ATP-binding protein — its product is MSLLQVQDVTMRFGGLIAVNDLSLEIGRGQILGLIGPNGAGKSTAFNCVAGLYKPTEGRILFDGEDVTGQKPWDLCKKGLARTFQIVKPFQSMTVLDNVTVGAFAITDRRDEARDKAMEVLHLLGMGGKSRAMPGSLTIADRKRLEIARALATDPKLLLLDEVMAGLRPTEVDEMIDIIRALRERGMTIFVIEHIMRAIMALSDEIVVIHFGQKICRGKPEQVARDENVIKAYLGENYGTA